A genomic stretch from Desulfotignum balticum DSM 7044 includes:
- the iscB gene encoding RNA-guided endonuclease IscB: protein MLPQSRPLEARVADNLQGCGRNGSGHTAAVQQSRGESSTDARVEPSPAVCPMGAFAVNGVSRVFVLDKKGKPLMPCHPARARKFLAQGRARVHQMFPFTIRLVDRIREDSDVQPVNVKLDPGAKTTGMAVVRQDGGHAQILHLSELTHRGAVIRKKLDQRSNYRRRRRTANLWYRKKRFDNRTRPKGWLPPSLRSRVDNTLSWVKKYQRFCPVTGIVLERVRFDTQKLQNPDISGIEYQQGTLFGYEVKEYLLEKFNRTCAYCNGLSKDPVLEIEHFIPRNPSKGDKGSNRISNLAIACKTCNQESKKNLQPADWISLLSRSRKKIDQVRLKNATRFLEGKRPSLASTAAVNATRNAIFFELRDLGLPVECSTGGRTKYNRSRLDIPKTHCLDAACTGHVDSVSGWKQNVFLIKAMGRGSYQRTRVDKYGFPRGTLMAQKTVKGFATGDMVKAIVPTGKKKGTYICRVAVRKSGSFNIQTNTETVQGISWKYCKIISRQNGYNFASQVSSPT, encoded by the coding sequence ATGCTTCCTCAGTCCCGCCCTCTTGAAGCCCGGGTTGCAGACAACCTTCAGGGGTGTGGACGAAACGGGTCCGGGCATACAGCCGCTGTGCAACAATCCCGAGGGGAGAGTTCAACCGATGCCAGGGTTGAACCGTCACCCGCCGTGTGCCCTATGGGTGCCTTTGCGGTGAACGGCGTAAGCCGTGTTTTTGTACTCGACAAGAAAGGTAAACCCTTAATGCCGTGTCATCCGGCCAGGGCAAGAAAGTTTCTTGCACAGGGCCGGGCGCGGGTTCACCAGATGTTTCCATTTACCATCAGACTCGTTGACCGGATCCGGGAAGACAGTGATGTGCAGCCGGTTAATGTGAAACTTGATCCCGGAGCCAAAACAACCGGCATGGCCGTGGTCAGACAGGATGGCGGTCATGCCCAAATCCTGCACCTGTCAGAATTAACCCACCGGGGCGCTGTCATCCGGAAGAAACTGGATCAAAGATCCAATTACCGGAGAAGGCGAAGAACCGCAAACCTCTGGTATCGGAAGAAAAGATTCGATAACAGAACCCGCCCCAAAGGGTGGCTTCCGCCAAGTCTCAGATCACGGGTGGATAACACTTTATCCTGGGTAAAGAAGTATCAAAGGTTCTGTCCGGTCACAGGCATTGTCCTTGAACGGGTCCGGTTCGATACTCAGAAACTGCAGAACCCGGATATTTCAGGGATCGAGTATCAGCAAGGCACACTGTTCGGGTATGAGGTAAAAGAATACCTGCTTGAAAAATTTAACCGGACTTGTGCCTACTGCAATGGCTTGAGCAAGGATCCGGTCTTGGAGATTGAGCATTTCATCCCCCGCAATCCCTCAAAAGGGGATAAGGGATCAAACCGAATCAGTAACCTGGCCATTGCCTGCAAAACCTGTAACCAGGAATCAAAAAAGAACCTGCAGCCGGCAGACTGGATCAGCCTTTTATCCAGGTCCCGGAAAAAGATAGATCAGGTCCGGTTAAAAAATGCCACCAGGTTTCTGGAAGGTAAAAGGCCCTCCCTTGCATCAACCGCAGCGGTAAACGCCACCAGGAACGCTATCTTTTTTGAACTCAGGGACCTGGGCCTGCCGGTAGAATGCTCAACCGGTGGCAGGACAAAATACAACCGGTCCCGGCTGGACATACCCAAAACCCATTGCCTGGATGCTGCCTGCACCGGCCATGTGGATTCGGTATCCGGCTGGAAACAAAACGTGTTCCTGATAAAGGCCATGGGCCGGGGCAGTTATCAAAGAACCCGTGTGGATAAATACGGCTTCCCCCGGGGAACCTTAATGGCCCAAAAGACGGTAAAGGGTTTTGCCACCGGGGATATGGTTAAAGCAATCGTTCCTACTGGTAAGAAGAAAGGAACGTATATTTGCAGAGTGGCTGTCCGGAAGTCCGGCAGCTTTAATATCCAAACTAATACGGAAACCGTCCAGGGAATATCCTGGAAGTATTGCAAAATCATATCCCGTCAGAACGGGTATAA
- a CDS encoding trimethylamine methyltransferase family protein — translation MMTRKLPKSPEPSLENLEKLDGMARRILSEIGIRILSRPYLDLLSEKGISMKADRAVFSPDQVDALLGSAPAQFTLHGISREHDMILGDGSSSLAPGYGCASVMDPDGNIRNAIFQDHVDFLKLVQVSDLFHINGGILAQPSDVAAKVSHLAMMYAALIYSDKCVFGIPGRREHMEDIMALAAIRTGGKTPLVQTPRVLTMISPVSPLQVDDTGLAALDVAGKYGQPVILSPGVAAGTTGPIDLAGNVAMATAEALGLICLAQTLHPGTPVIFGIQCYGSDMKTGNISIGSPAYALQAKYCAALARYYGVPSRAGGSVTDAKSLSAPAGYESMLSMFTALQNEVSLIVHSAGILDSFAAISYEKFIMDLEIIQMIQFYMDDMIVDDTTLNFDLIESVGPGGLFLTTMDTMKKCRTHTWNPSVALRGHLTGMSPQEKLLKNIQDTRDGMLARYVPPEIDPGVLNAMNTFMEKKGVDPDDLPLYH, via the coding sequence ATGATGACCCGAAAATTGCCGAAATCCCCGGAGCCGTCCCTGGAAAATCTGGAAAAACTGGACGGCATGGCCCGGCGAATTCTCTCAGAGATCGGTATCCGGATCTTAAGCCGGCCGTATCTGGATCTTTTGTCGGAAAAGGGAATATCCATGAAAGCGGACCGGGCCGTGTTTTCTCCGGATCAGGTGGATGCGCTGCTGGGCAGCGCCCCGGCACAATTCACCCTGCACGGTATTTCACGGGAACATGACATGATCCTGGGAGATGGATCGTCCAGCCTGGCCCCGGGTTATGGATGCGCGTCCGTCATGGATCCGGACGGCAATATCCGAAATGCTATTTTCCAGGATCATGTGGATTTTTTGAAACTGGTACAGGTCAGTGACCTGTTTCACATTAACGGCGGGATCCTGGCCCAGCCTTCGGATGTGGCTGCTAAGGTCAGTCACCTGGCCATGATGTATGCGGCCCTGATCTATTCGGACAAATGTGTTTTCGGCATTCCGGGCCGCCGGGAGCACATGGAAGATATCATGGCCCTGGCGGCCATCCGCACGGGCGGGAAAACGCCGCTGGTCCAGACGCCCCGGGTGCTTACCATGATCAGCCCGGTGAGCCCGCTCCAGGTGGATGACACGGGGCTGGCGGCCCTGGATGTGGCGGGAAAATACGGCCAGCCCGTGATTCTGTCCCCGGGGGTGGCGGCCGGCACCACGGGTCCCATTGATCTGGCCGGCAATGTGGCCATGGCCACGGCCGAAGCGTTAGGGCTCATCTGCCTGGCCCAAACCCTGCATCCGGGAACCCCGGTGATTTTCGGAATCCAGTGCTATGGGTCGGACATGAAAACCGGCAATATTTCCATCGGATCCCCGGCCTATGCGCTCCAGGCAAAATACTGTGCGGCCCTGGCCCGGTATTACGGGGTGCCCAGCCGGGCCGGAGGATCGGTCACGGATGCAAAAAGCCTGTCCGCCCCGGCCGGGTATGAGAGCATGCTGTCCATGTTCACGGCCCTGCAGAACGAAGTGAGCCTGATCGTGCACAGTGCCGGCATTCTGGACAGCTTTGCCGCCATCTCGTATGAAAAATTCATCATGGACCTGGAGATTATCCAGATGATTCAATTCTATATGGATGACATGATCGTGGATGACACCACCCTGAATTTCGATCTCATTGAATCCGTGGGGCCGGGGGGGTTGTTTCTCACCACCATGGACACCATGAAAAAATGCCGGACCCATACCTGGAACCCATCCGTGGCGCTGCGGGGGCACCTGACCGGCATGTCTCCCCAGGAAAAACTGCTGAAAAACATCCAGGATACCCGGGACGGGATGCTGGCCCGGTATGTGCCCCCAGAGATCGATCCCGGGGTGTTGAATGCCATGAATACCTTTATGGAAAAAAAAGGGGTGGACCCGGATGACCTGCCCCTGTATCATTGA
- a CDS encoding trimethylamine methyltransferase family protein, which yields MIHSGAIQSQRPYMRILSDDQIFEIRRAAFDIMYSVGFRVLHDGARQMLKKAGAVVAGDHVRVPEFIVKQCLTTAPNGFVLYDRHGNRALEVEGRKSYYGTSTGSPRTKDARTGEIHPTTVADISIGAKVADACENIDWVMPMGSCQDVPAIAADLYEFEAVVTHTVKPIVFIGYSGRGTELVLEMAAQVAGGMDKLRQKPFLALYPEPISPLVQPEETVDRIFAAADYFIPQVPGPAVQMGATGPMTMAGVVTLITAESLMCLVLAQLRQPGCPVCLSGNVQILNMSTGVFGVGYPEMSLGISAQAEVAQSFDLPTWGYAGCTDAKGVDAQAGLESGFSIITQALAGLNLIHDVGYLDQAMVCSAAQLVLGNEAVGMAKKFMKGIRVDAGTIARQVIGDIGPGGHFLAHRHTVDHCRTAVWGSKLLAREPYEIWQEKGEKDMAQRIQDRLADILDHHKVPVLPEKVLAAMAEIREAGVKELTAG from the coding sequence ATGATTCATTCAGGCGCCATTCAGTCGCAGCGGCCTTATATGCGGATATTGAGCGATGATCAGATATTCGAGATCCGCCGGGCCGCCTTTGATATCATGTACAGTGTGGGGTTCCGGGTGCTTCATGACGGGGCCCGGCAGATGCTCAAAAAAGCCGGGGCCGTGGTGGCGGGTGACCATGTCCGGGTGCCGGAGTTCATTGTCAAGCAGTGCCTGACCACGGCACCCAACGGGTTTGTCCTGTATGACCGGCACGGAAACCGGGCTTTGGAAGTGGAGGGGCGGAAAAGCTATTACGGCACTTCCACTGGCAGCCCGCGAACCAAGGATGCCCGGACCGGTGAGATCCATCCCACCACGGTGGCGGATATCAGCATCGGGGCAAAGGTAGCGGATGCGTGTGAAAACATTGACTGGGTCATGCCCATGGGATCGTGCCAGGACGTACCTGCCATTGCCGCGGACCTGTATGAGTTTGAGGCCGTGGTGACCCACACGGTCAAGCCCATTGTGTTCATCGGGTATTCCGGCCGGGGCACAGAACTGGTGCTGGAAATGGCGGCCCAGGTGGCCGGCGGTATGGACAAACTGCGGCAGAAACCGTTCCTGGCCCTGTATCCGGAACCGATTTCTCCTTTGGTGCAGCCGGAAGAAACCGTGGACCGGATCTTTGCGGCAGCCGATTATTTTATTCCTCAGGTGCCGGGACCGGCTGTGCAGATGGGGGCCACGGGCCCCATGACCATGGCCGGGGTGGTGACCCTGATCACGGCGGAATCTTTGATGTGTCTGGTTTTGGCCCAGCTGCGCCAGCCCGGATGCCCCGTGTGTCTGAGCGGCAATGTCCAGATCCTGAACATGTCCACGGGCGTGTTTGGTGTGGGATATCCGGAGATGAGTCTGGGAATCTCGGCCCAGGCGGAAGTGGCCCAGTCGTTTGATCTGCCCACCTGGGGATATGCCGGGTGCACGGATGCCAAGGGGGTGGATGCCCAGGCCGGTCTGGAAAGCGGATTTTCCATCATCACCCAGGCCCTGGCCGGGCTCAACCTGATCCATGACGTGGGGTATCTGGACCAGGCCATGGTGTGTTCCGCAGCCCAGCTGGTGCTGGGTAACGAGGCCGTGGGCATGGCGAAAAAATTCATGAAAGGGATCCGGGTGGATGCCGGAACCATTGCCCGGCAGGTGATCGGAGACATCGGGCCCGGCGGGCATTTTCTGGCCCACCGCCATACCGTGGATCATTGCCGCACGGCCGTGTGGGGATCAAAATTGCTGGCCAGAGAACCCTATGAAATCTGGCAGGAAAAAGGGGAAAAAGATATGGCACAACGGATCCAGGATCGGCTGGCTGATATTCTGGATCACCACAAGGTGCCGGTGCTGCCCGAAAAAGTGCTGGCAGCTATGGCAGAAATCCGGGAAGCCGGGGTAAAGGAACTGACTGCTGGTTGA
- the rnhA gene encoding ribonuclease HI translates to MKYYAVATGRTTGIFTTWPEAKAQVEGFPGAVYKSFKTREQAEAFLADPVLGTGRKKTASSQKSRNNGPSGADNDWPEGTIVVYTDGSAIGNPGPGGYGVVIRKHPDTPAKELSGSYGHTTNNRMEMTAVIKALQALQGTVSPVVVHSDSRYVVDALTKGWAAGWEKRGWKRSNGQPALNPDLWKQLLPLVQSLNVRFVWVRGHSGNPLNERCDELANTAARNGNPQDDTM, encoded by the coding sequence ATGAAATATTATGCTGTCGCCACCGGTCGCACCACCGGCATTTTTACTACCTGGCCTGAGGCCAAAGCCCAGGTGGAAGGATTTCCCGGGGCTGTTTACAAAAGCTTTAAAACCCGGGAACAGGCTGAGGCCTTTCTGGCGGACCCCGTCCTGGGAACCGGCAGAAAAAAAACCGCTTCCAGTCAAAAATCCCGGAACAACGGCCCGTCAGGTGCTGACAATGACTGGCCTGAGGGCACCATTGTGGTGTACACGGACGGCAGCGCCATCGGCAATCCCGGACCCGGCGGATACGGGGTGGTGATCCGGAAACATCCGGACACCCCGGCAAAGGAACTGTCCGGCAGCTACGGGCACACCACCAACAACCGCATGGAGATGACCGCCGTGATCAAAGCCCTTCAAGCGCTTCAGGGAACGGTCTCCCCCGTGGTGGTGCACTCGGACTCCCGGTATGTGGTGGATGCCCTGACCAAAGGATGGGCCGCAGGATGGGAAAAAAGAGGCTGGAAACGGTCCAACGGCCAGCCGGCCCTGAACCCGGACCTGTGGAAACAGCTGCTGCCCCTGGTTCAATCCCTGAATGTGCGGTTTGTCTGGGTCCGGGGTCACAGCGGCAATCCTTTGAACGAACGCTGTGATGAACTGGCCAATACCGCGGCCCGGAACGGGAATCCCCAGGACGACACCATGTAA
- a CDS encoding porin, which yields MKKFIIGITALAMVLTAAMSASAAEWNFYGNARIGTFFEDTDNPGGTDTTSYNQYLHGNSRMGAKVNVSDELRGRFEYGTGVNVRQLWGEWDFGAGSFLVGQTYTPLYMNYSSQVWNGDNGLENYGACSVSRRPMLQLKFGGLKIAAVQPASDDLGTGGTEEIAIPKMEISYSNKINNFSYEIAGGYNSYELSTGGLSYDVDSWVIGLGAQVKFGAAYLGGNVYSGENLGAYGVKTTSDADPVVSGTTLLDNSGLGYILVGGFKFNDMVTVEAGYGYEESELDNTGQEDDSTAYYVQARLTLAPGVYITPEIGIADHGKDRNGVEEEEITYYGCKWQISF from the coding sequence ATGAAAAAGTTTATTATCGGGATTACGGCCCTGGCGATGGTCCTAACCGCCGCCATGAGCGCATCGGCGGCAGAATGGAATTTTTACGGAAACGCCAGAATCGGAACATTTTTCGAAGATACTGACAATCCAGGCGGCACTGACACCACCAGCTATAACCAGTATCTGCACGGCAACTCAAGGATGGGTGCCAAGGTCAATGTCAGCGACGAACTGCGGGGCCGATTCGAATACGGCACCGGCGTCAACGTCAGACAGCTCTGGGGTGAATGGGATTTCGGCGCAGGTTCATTTCTGGTTGGCCAGACCTACACCCCGCTTTACATGAACTATTCCAGCCAGGTGTGGAACGGAGACAACGGTCTTGAAAATTACGGGGCCTGCTCTGTTTCCCGTCGTCCCATGCTCCAGCTCAAGTTCGGGGGCCTGAAAATCGCTGCGGTTCAACCGGCTTCCGATGATCTGGGCACGGGCGGTACCGAGGAAATCGCCATCCCAAAAATGGAAATCAGTTACAGCAACAAGATCAACAATTTCTCCTACGAAATTGCCGGCGGTTACAACTCCTACGAACTCAGCACAGGGGGCCTGAGCTATGACGTAGATTCCTGGGTCATCGGCCTGGGCGCCCAAGTAAAATTTGGCGCAGCCTATCTGGGCGGTAACGTATACAGCGGTGAAAACCTGGGTGCTTATGGTGTGAAAACCACTTCAGACGCAGATCCTGTTGTGTCCGGCACAACTCTTCTGGATAACAGCGGCCTTGGTTACATCCTCGTGGGCGGGTTCAAATTCAACGATATGGTCACCGTTGAAGCCGGATACGGCTACGAAGAATCTGAACTGGACAATACCGGCCAGGAAGACGATTCCACGGCTTACTACGTCCAGGCAAGACTCACCCTGGCTCCGGGGGTTTATATTACGCCTGAAATCGGTATCGCGGATCACGGTAAAGACCGAAACGGCGTGGAAGAAGAAGAAATCACTTACTACGGCTGCAAATGGCAGATCAGCTTCTAA
- a CDS encoding type II toxin-antitoxin system HicB family antitoxin gives MIIQDYHINIFYSDDDKGYIADIPDLEACSAFGETPDEVLHEVQKARDLWIAAARADGKTIPLPKYRPVIYQAVSV, from the coding sequence ATAATAATACAGGACTATCATATAAACATTTTCTATTCAGATGATGACAAAGGGTACATCGCTGATATACCCGATCTTGAGGCTTGCTCCGCGTTCGGCGAGACTCCTGACGAGGTATTGCATGAAGTCCAGAAGGCCAGAGATTTGTGGATAGCGGCAGCACGAGCAGATGGAAAAACTATTCCGCTCCCTAAATATCGACCAGTTATATATCAGGCGGTTTCAGTTTGA
- a CDS encoding LysE family transporter: MNSLSGILAVTLVDYIYINLSLIGIGKLLQKNGIKKKFGITGSVILVLFGLMILHKGIAGISETAHVVSVWTPLSSFTSCFILTISSPLTIVFWSSIFSAKAIEKNYQKNQLMIFAIGTGLSTFVFLSLSMYILSMLKSGIPAWLVQILNCVVGGVLIFYGIIRAIKTLKNG; encoded by the coding sequence ATCAATAGCCTGTCCGGCATTCTGGCCGTTACCCTAGTCGATTACATCTATATAAACTTGTCATTGATCGGAATCGGAAAGCTGCTCCAGAAAAACGGGATCAAGAAAAAATTCGGAATCACCGGTTCGGTCATACTGGTTTTATTCGGTCTGATGATCCTGCATAAGGGAATTGCAGGCATCAGTGAGACCGCCCATGTCGTTTCGGTCTGGACCCCTTTGAGCAGTTTTACAAGCTGTTTCATACTGACGATTTCAAGCCCGCTGACCATTGTTTTCTGGAGCAGCATTTTTTCCGCCAAAGCCATTGAAAAAAATTATCAGAAAAACCAGCTCATGATATTCGCGATCGGCACCGGATTATCTACCTTTGTTTTCCTGTCTTTAAGCATGTATATTTTATCCATGCTTAAATCCGGCATTCCGGCCTGGCTTGTGCAAATATTAAACTGCGTGGTGGGTGGCGTGCTGATCTTTTACGGCATCATCCGGGCAATCAAAACTCTAAAGAATGGATAA
- a CDS encoding helix-turn-helix domain-containing protein, translating into MREQNDEKLELAIWRYGIISPLLHREANSLPSGELLDQASWQRYVHPNGSHMRLSAETLRKWLYRYLQSGLPGLMGKVRSDKGNHQIPDKITSAMVALREEHPRWTLARMIKELIKTNRWNGRKPSRSAIYRFAKAHNLQRDPHIDPNGNVRPFAFDHFGQLWIADFLHGPKLFKDNKKHKTYLHVILDDSSRFIVHGGFYLTESVEPLLYDLMGAVRRFGIPQRFYVDNGSAYISRHLKILCARNGIDLVHTPPFVPQGRGKLERLFRTVRDQFLCDKFKTIKQINDAFKSWVAGYHETLHSSLECSPLQKRLQSKNVCRALSPSIDIEALFRMERRCRVYNDCTIHFKKIRYEVPGCLPGSRVTIYYMPWDKTCIYYGNEMKKARIVDLGANARRFEHPNQ; encoded by the coding sequence GTGAGAGAACAAAATGACGAGAAATTAGAACTGGCCATATGGCGTTACGGGATTATCAGCCCTCTTCTGCACAGGGAAGCCAACAGCCTTCCCTCTGGAGAGCTGCTTGACCAGGCGTCCTGGCAGCGGTATGTCCATCCAAACGGTTCCCATATGAGATTGAGTGCAGAAACCCTCAGGAAATGGCTATACCGCTACCTTCAAAGTGGCCTGCCAGGCCTGATGGGCAAAGTCAGATCTGATAAAGGTAACCACCAGATCCCGGATAAGATCACTTCAGCAATGGTTGCTCTGCGGGAGGAACACCCAAGATGGACCCTTGCCAGGATGATCAAGGAACTGATTAAAACCAACAGGTGGAATGGAAGAAAACCCAGCAGGTCTGCCATTTACAGATTTGCAAAAGCCCATAACCTGCAAAGAGACCCCCACATTGATCCAAACGGGAATGTACGGCCTTTTGCCTTTGACCATTTCGGTCAATTATGGATTGCTGATTTTCTCCATGGTCCAAAATTGTTCAAGGACAATAAAAAGCACAAAACCTATCTCCATGTCATCCTGGATGACAGCAGCCGGTTTATTGTTCATGGTGGATTTTACCTGACCGAATCGGTTGAACCTTTACTCTATGATCTCATGGGTGCGGTCAGACGATTTGGAATTCCCCAGCGTTTTTACGTCGACAATGGGTCGGCATATATCAGCCGGCACCTGAAGATCCTTTGCGCCAGGAACGGAATTGATCTGGTCCATACCCCACCATTTGTCCCTCAAGGCAGAGGCAAATTAGAAAGGCTGTTCAGGACCGTCAGGGATCAGTTCCTTTGTGATAAATTTAAAACCATTAAGCAGATCAATGATGCGTTCAAATCCTGGGTTGCCGGATATCATGAAACCCTGCACTCATCTTTGGAATGTTCCCCGTTGCAAAAAAGACTGCAAAGCAAAAATGTATGCCGTGCTTTGTCGCCGTCGATTGACATTGAAGCCTTGTTCAGGATGGAGCGGCGTTGCAGGGTTTACAATGATTGCACCATCCATTTCAAAAAAATCAGGTATGAGGTACCCGGATGCCTGCCAGGATCCCGGGTAACCATTTATTATATGCCCTGGGACAAAACCTGTATCTACTACGGCAATGAAATGAAAAAGGCACGTATCGTTGACCTTGGCGCCAATGCAAGACGATTTGAACATCCAAATCAATAG
- a CDS encoding ExeA family protein, protein MTHKQSPLEFFNCKYHPFANTYRLKTPYLGEQDKRFLRTAISLISSGKSFALSGPSGAGKSTLINYVLSQLDANCYKPSLVHYGGLQRNGMLKAFADVLGVETNGRTVPLLISLQKQITNMASEHRSVFPVFVIDDAHLMEKESLMDICSLMFNPQKETVAASFILVGDETFEKKLSLQILASVKTRLTGQFNLNPLNDDESLEFIKFRLSNAGATETLFDPDALNILSSHCRGNRRHIMNMGTLLLTEAFYRQEKTISAELIFNCDQIKISE, encoded by the coding sequence ATGACTCATAAACAATCTCCACTGGAATTTTTTAATTGTAAATATCATCCGTTCGCAAATACTTACCGACTGAAAACCCCTTATCTGGGAGAGCAGGACAAGCGATTTCTCAGGACAGCCATATCGTTGATCTCCTCTGGAAAAAGTTTTGCTTTGTCCGGGCCCTCAGGTGCCGGCAAATCAACATTAATCAACTATGTTTTATCCCAGCTCGATGCAAACTGTTATAAACCTTCCCTGGTCCATTACGGTGGATTACAGCGCAACGGAATGCTCAAAGCCTTTGCTGACGTTCTTGGGGTGGAAACAAATGGTAGGACCGTGCCTTTGCTGATCAGCCTGCAAAAACAGATCACAAACATGGCATCGGAACACCGCAGTGTGTTCCCGGTATTTGTTATTGATGATGCCCACCTCATGGAAAAGGAATCATTAATGGATATCTGTTCCCTGATGTTTAATCCTCAAAAGGAAACCGTGGCCGCAAGTTTTATTCTTGTGGGAGATGAAACCTTTGAAAAAAAACTCTCACTGCAAATTCTGGCTTCTGTAAAAACCCGACTCACCGGGCAATTTAATTTGAATCCCTTGAATGACGATGAAAGTCTTGAATTTATCAAATTCAGGTTATCCAATGCAGGTGCAACAGAAACGCTGTTTGATCCGGATGCTTTAAACATTTTATCATCCCATTGCAGAGGGAATCGACGACACATCATGAACATGGGCACGTTGCTTTTAACCGAAGCCTTTTACAGACAGGAAAAAACGATCAGTGCGGAATTGATTTTCAATTGTGACCAGATAAAGATATCTGAGTGA
- a CDS encoding Mu transposase C-terminal domain-containing protein, whose translation MDKKNEQWAVFWCDLLQPIIYEEISPEETNRYLKTLSLEKVVYPDGQCRSPSLSTLKRKLSAYRTCGFDGLARKPRTDRGKSRKVSDDIIETAIALKKEQPFRSDVVINRFLEDKFGETIPRSSLYRVLKEAGATRRKLGITTKPVRKRWSRENSNDLWIGDFEEGPYAIDSSDVVPTYLSAFIDCHSRYGVAVRYYYRQNLDVLIDTLLRALAAHGKPLGLYVDNAKVYHASGLKAACYRAGIRLMYRKVRDPAGGGIIERLFLTIQKRFEAEVKANDILTLDEMNRFLTAFMAQDYHKTLHSEIKTTPEESYKKGLRVIRQMDLSDFCASFMQRAERNVHTTFSDVQLHKRFYKTDPRLRGDRVEVRYDPFSSQDTVQIYSLKGVYLADGRLHQRTKTDPVPPAKKLEKPAHNYLDLLDRQHQQELSKKTGGIDYRKAANSRPWPFHEFARLIADLLGEKGGLGAFNAQELEALKKTWNMHTGINKAMVRQACAAAGHKTIPHVIRELKTLFYK comes from the coding sequence TTGGATAAAAAAAATGAACAATGGGCAGTTTTCTGGTGCGATCTCTTACAACCCATCATTTATGAAGAGATTTCGCCGGAAGAAACGAACCGGTATCTAAAAACCCTTTCCCTGGAAAAGGTGGTGTATCCGGACGGGCAGTGCCGCAGTCCTTCTCTTTCGACCCTGAAGCGAAAACTGTCTGCATACCGGACCTGCGGATTTGACGGGCTGGCCAGAAAACCCCGCACAGACAGGGGAAAAAGCAGAAAAGTCTCTGATGACATCATTGAAACGGCAATTGCTTTAAAAAAAGAGCAGCCGTTTCGTTCCGATGTTGTCATCAACCGGTTTCTTGAAGATAAATTCGGCGAGACTATTCCCCGTTCAAGCCTGTACCGGGTGTTGAAAGAGGCAGGAGCCACCCGGCGCAAGCTGGGGATAACCACCAAGCCGGTTCGCAAACGTTGGAGCCGTGAAAATTCCAACGATTTGTGGATCGGTGATTTTGAGGAAGGGCCTTACGCAATCGACAGTTCAGACGTTGTGCCTACCTATTTGTCGGCGTTTATCGACTGCCACAGCCGGTACGGGGTTGCAGTACGGTACTATTACCGGCAAAATCTGGATGTTCTGATTGATACCCTGCTGCGGGCTCTGGCCGCACATGGCAAGCCCCTTGGTCTATATGTTGACAATGCCAAAGTATACCATGCCAGCGGCCTCAAGGCTGCCTGTTACCGGGCGGGCATCCGGTTGATGTATCGAAAAGTAAGGGATCCGGCCGGCGGTGGCATCATTGAACGTCTTTTCCTGACCATCCAGAAGCGGTTCGAAGCAGAGGTCAAAGCAAACGATATCCTGACTTTGGATGAAATGAACCGTTTTCTGACCGCTTTTATGGCGCAGGATTATCATAAAACCCTGCATTCAGAGATCAAAACCACGCCGGAAGAATCCTATAAAAAAGGGCTTCGTGTTATCCGGCAGATGGATTTGAGTGATTTTTGCGCCTCTTTTATGCAAAGGGCTGAACGAAACGTCCATACCACTTTTTCCGATGTTCAGCTTCACAAGCGGTTCTATAAAACCGATCCCCGGCTTCGCGGTGACCGGGTAGAGGTCCGGTATGATCCTTTTTCCAGTCAAGATACGGTCCAGATATACTCGCTCAAAGGGGTGTACCTGGCAGATGGCCGGCTGCATCAGCGGACCAAGACAGATCCAGTGCCTCCTGCAAAAAAACTGGAAAAACCCGCCCACAACTACCTGGATCTTCTTGACCGGCAGCATCAGCAGGAACTGTCCAAAAAAACCGGAGGCATCGACTACCGGAAAGCTGCAAATTCACGTCCATGGCCATTCCATGAATTTGCCAGACTTATTGCCGATCTTCTCGGGGAAAAAGGCGGGCTGGGGGCGTTCAATGCCCAGGAACTGGAAGCCCTCAAAAAGACGTGGAACATGCATACCGGCATCAATAAAGCCATGGTCCGACAAGCATGCGCAGCAGCCGGCCATAAAACCATCCCTCATGTCATCAGAGAACTGAAAACCCTGTTTTACAAATAA